From a single Azospirillum humicireducens genomic region:
- a CDS encoding lysylphosphatidylglycerol synthase transmembrane domain-containing protein: MRPRLKVLVSALLVALLLWRVDMAEVGRVLAMASPGLMGLAGLLFFLMHVLNALKLRVLLPEVRAGRLLAYTLVAQLYALVLPGQLAGEAVKAYRLSRDEKRGETGGGHIVSAVAFDKVTGIAGLLLLTGGGLAMQSARFGDGLLAAVGLVFAGLVVATVLLAWAPARALLLALLGWRAGPRREAWLLGPLRRFLEAWRDQTRRPGRALLAVAGGIAVQLAAVAGSQSLGLAVGIDQPFSVWSAVIGLMSVIVLMPVTVAGIGLREASLVGLLDLVGVPHAQSLALGFGILAFQVMVALLGAVIDLTVLRARRAV, translated from the coding sequence ATGCGCCCCCGCCTGAAGGTCCTTGTCAGCGCGCTGCTGGTCGCCCTGCTGCTGTGGCGGGTCGACATGGCCGAGGTCGGGCGGGTGCTGGCGATGGCCTCGCCGGGGCTGATGGGGCTCGCCGGGCTGCTGTTCTTCCTGATGCATGTGCTGAACGCGTTGAAGCTGCGGGTGCTGCTGCCGGAAGTGCGGGCGGGGCGGCTGCTCGCCTACACGCTGGTGGCGCAGCTCTACGCGCTGGTCCTGCCGGGTCAGCTGGCGGGGGAGGCGGTGAAGGCCTACCGGCTCAGCCGTGACGAAAAGCGGGGGGAAACCGGTGGCGGCCACATCGTTTCGGCGGTCGCATTCGACAAGGTGACGGGGATCGCCGGGCTTCTGCTGCTGACCGGCGGCGGTCTGGCGATGCAGTCGGCGCGCTTCGGCGATGGGCTGCTGGCCGCGGTCGGGCTGGTGTTCGCCGGGCTGGTCGTGGCAACGGTGCTGCTGGCCTGGGCGCCGGCCCGCGCCCTGCTGCTGGCCCTGCTCGGCTGGCGTGCCGGGCCGAGGCGCGAGGCCTGGCTCCTCGGGCCGCTGCGCCGCTTTCTGGAGGCCTGGCGCGACCAGACGCGCCGGCCGGGGCGGGCCTTGCTGGCGGTCGCAGGCGGGATCGCCGTGCAGCTGGCGGCGGTCGCCGGCAGCCAGTCCCTGGGGCTGGCGGTCGGCATCGACCAGCCCTTCTCGGTGTGGAGCGCCGTGATCGGTCTGATGTCGGTGATCGTGCTGATGCCCGTCACCGTCGCCGGCATCGGCCTGCGCGAGGCGTCGCTGGTCGGCCTGCTCGATCTGGTCGGCGTGCCGCATGCCCAGTCGCTGGCGCTGGGCTTCGGCATCCTCGCCTTCCAGGTGATGGTGGCGTTGCTGGGCGCCGTCATCGACCTGACCGTCCTGCGTGCGCGCCGCGCGGTCTAA
- a CDS encoding glycosyltransferase family 2 protein — MTLLLNPGSTAMDAGTVSVSVLIPVYNEEDNIAPLCGRLIPALDGLGRSFEVIFVNDGSIDGTEAELQRVASDRRIRVINFRRNVGQTAAMMAGIDHARGEVIVPMDGDLQNDPQDIAGLLAKLDEGYDVVSGWRADRQDGFLLRTLPSRMANKLISTISGVKLNDYGCTLKAYRRQMLQGYRLYGEMHRFVPIYARWQGAKLTEMPVRHHPRRHGQSKYGLERVLKVVLDLVVVKFLTQYETKPIYIFGFAGLMFMGLSVLAGIYAIYLKLVDGISFILTPLPLLVTMGLVTGVMCILMGLLAELLVRIYFESQGKSHYSIKTMLNFDERPETPR, encoded by the coding sequence ATGACCCTCCTGCTCAACCCCGGATCCACCGCCATGGACGCCGGCACGGTTTCCGTCTCGGTCCTGATCCCGGTCTACAACGAGGAGGACAACATCGCCCCTCTGTGCGGCCGGCTGATTCCGGCGCTCGACGGGCTGGGGCGCAGCTTCGAGGTCATCTTCGTCAATGACGGCTCCATCGACGGGACGGAGGCGGAGCTGCAGCGGGTGGCGTCCGACCGCCGCATCCGCGTCATCAATTTCCGCCGCAACGTCGGCCAGACCGCGGCGATGATGGCCGGCATCGACCATGCCCGCGGCGAGGTCATCGTGCCGATGGACGGCGACCTGCAGAACGACCCGCAGGACATCGCCGGCCTGCTCGCCAAGCTGGACGAGGGCTACGACGTGGTGTCGGGCTGGCGCGCCGACCGGCAGGACGGCTTCCTGCTGCGCACGCTGCCGAGCCGGATGGCCAACAAGCTGATCTCCACCATCTCCGGCGTGAAGCTGAACGACTATGGCTGCACGCTGAAGGCCTACCGGCGGCAGATGCTGCAGGGCTACCGGCTCTATGGCGAGATGCACCGCTTCGTGCCGATCTACGCCCGCTGGCAGGGAGCGAAGCTGACCGAGATGCCGGTGCGCCACCATCCGCGCCGCCACGGCCAGTCGAAATACGGGCTGGAGCGGGTGCTGAAGGTCGTGCTCGACCTCGTCGTCGTGAAGTTCCTGACCCAGTACGAGACCAAGCCGATCTACATCTTCGGCTTCGCCGGCCTGATGTTCATGGGGCTGTCGGTGCTGGCCGGCATCTATGCCATCTATCTGAAGCTGGTCGACGGCATCTCCTTCATCCTGACGCCGTTGCCGCTGCTGGTGACGATGGGGCTGGTCACCGGCGTCATGTGCATCCTGATGGGGCTGCTGGCCGAGCTGCTGGTCCGCATCTATTTCGAGAGCCAGGGCAAGAGCCACTATTCCATCAAGACCATGCTGAATTTCGACGAGCGGCCGGAGACGCCGCGCTGA
- the asnB gene encoding asparagine synthase (glutamine-hydrolyzing), whose product MCGFAGFAGPGGERDLATMTSIIRHRGPDDDGVHIDDSGALPVHLGFRRLAIIDIEGGHQPMATAEGDLVIVYNGEIYNAPDLRRALEQAGHRFVTDHSDTEVLLHGYREWGLDMLERLNGMFAFCLYDRRGGRLVFGRDRFGKKPLFYAETADGLVFASEATAVLSHPSVPDGLDRTALVKYFAYGFIPAPLTAHAAVRKLPGGCSMVYDLASRRLSVSRYWEYRMVVDDRPPGGPDEWAEELRELLDRAVERRMLSDVLVGFFLSGGIDSAAIVALAARHRDPASMRTFTIGFDEPSFDESGYAADAARHYGTDHACRTLNLDTAAGMLPELLGRLDDPIADPSILPTHLLSRFARERVTVALTGDGGDELFAGYDTFDALRTARLYHHAVPRPLHRLAEAVAHRLPRSDRNMSFDFKLRRALRGLGHRPAHWMPSWLGPASVEEVSRLFGADLSADDLYDEADALWRSGASRHDVDRSIEFYGRFYLGENLLIKADRASMFCSLETRSPFLDRDLVAFVSRLPASVKLQPNGLMGGTRKWILKKAMAPLLPPAILSRPKKGFGIPLSRWLRHLPQPPLETAARIGVDGKWLAARWDEHRSGQADHRGLLWAWTALATALSGSRERTGADRVEPETAGGAA is encoded by the coding sequence ATGTGCGGTTTCGCCGGCTTCGCCGGACCCGGCGGCGAGCGCGACCTCGCCACCATGACCAGCATCATCCGCCACCGCGGCCCCGACGACGACGGCGTGCATATCGACGACAGCGGCGCGCTGCCGGTGCATCTGGGCTTCCGCCGCCTCGCCATCATCGACATCGAGGGCGGCCACCAGCCGATGGCGACGGCCGAGGGCGATCTGGTCATCGTCTACAACGGCGAGATCTACAACGCGCCGGACCTGCGACGCGCGCTGGAGCAGGCCGGCCACCGGTTCGTCACCGACCATTCCGACACCGAGGTGCTGCTGCACGGCTACCGGGAATGGGGCCTGGACATGCTGGAGCGGCTGAACGGCATGTTCGCCTTCTGCCTCTACGACCGCCGCGGCGGCCGGCTGGTGTTCGGGCGCGACCGATTCGGCAAGAAGCCGCTGTTCTATGCCGAGACCGCCGACGGGCTGGTCTTCGCGTCGGAGGCCACCGCCGTCCTGTCCCACCCGTCGGTGCCGGACGGGCTGGACCGCACCGCGTTGGTCAAGTATTTCGCCTACGGCTTCATCCCGGCGCCGCTGACCGCCCATGCCGCGGTGCGCAAGCTGCCAGGCGGCTGCAGCATGGTCTACGACCTGGCGAGCCGCCGGCTTTCGGTCAGCCGCTATTGGGAATACCGGATGGTGGTGGACGACCGGCCGCCGGGCGGTCCCGATGAGTGGGCGGAGGAGCTGCGCGAGCTGCTGGACCGCGCGGTGGAACGCCGCATGCTGAGCGACGTGCTGGTCGGCTTCTTCCTGTCCGGCGGCATCGACAGCGCCGCCATCGTCGCGCTCGCGGCCCGCCACCGCGACCCGGCGTCGATGAGGACCTTCACCATCGGCTTCGACGAGCCGAGCTTCGACGAGAGCGGCTATGCCGCCGACGCGGCGCGCCATTACGGCACCGACCATGCCTGCCGCACGCTGAACCTCGACACCGCGGCGGGGATGCTGCCGGAGCTGCTCGGCCGGCTGGACGATCCGATCGCCGACCCGTCGATCCTGCCGACGCATCTGCTGTCGCGCTTCGCCCGCGAACGGGTGACGGTGGCGCTGACCGGCGACGGCGGCGACGAGCTGTTCGCCGGATACGATACCTTCGACGCGCTCAGGACGGCTCGGCTCTACCACCATGCCGTCCCCCGCCCGCTGCACCGGCTGGCGGAGGCGGTGGCCCACCGGCTGCCGCGCTCGGACCGCAACATGAGCTTCGACTTCAAGCTGCGCCGGGCCCTGCGCGGGCTGGGGCACCGGCCAGCGCACTGGATGCCGTCCTGGCTGGGTCCGGCCTCGGTGGAGGAGGTGTCGCGGCTGTTCGGCGCCGACCTCTCCGCCGACGACCTCTATGACGAGGCCGACGCCCTGTGGCGCTCGGGCGCCAGCCGCCACGACGTCGACCGCTCCATCGAGTTCTACGGCCGCTTCTATCTGGGCGAGAACCTTCTCATCAAGGCCGACCGCGCCAGCATGTTCTGTTCGCTGGAGACGCGCTCGCCCTTCCTCGACCGTGACCTCGTCGCCTTCGTCAGCCGGCTGCCGGCATCGGTCAAGCTGCAGCCGAACGGCCTGATGGGCGGCACCCGCAAATGGATCCTGAAGAAGGCGATGGCCCCGCTGCTGCCGCCGGCGATCCTGTCCAGGCCCAAGAAGGGCTTCGGCATCCCCTTGAGCCGCTGGCTGCGCCACCTGCCCCAGCCGCCGCTGGAGACGGCGGCGCGCATCGGGGTGGACGGCAAGTGGCTGGCGGCCCGCTGGGACGAGCACCGCAGCGGACAGGCCGACCACCGCGGCCTGCTGTGGGCCTGGACCGCGCTCGCCACCGCGCTCAGCGGCAGCCGGGAGCGGACGGGCGCGGATCGGGTCGAGCCGGAGACGGCAGGAGGGGCGGCATGA
- a CDS encoding FkbM family methyltransferase — protein MIGGPVDLEGGFNRMRPCRHGLMVYNRNDQYVGRSLDLYGEYAEHEVAVFRSILRPGDVAVEVGANIGAQTLPLARMVGPSGSVVAFEPQEMLFNLLSANLALNGIANVRTRRMAVGSEAGAIRVPTLDPGRSNNFGALGLGGWEHGEPVPLVTLDSLDLPSCRLLKADVEGMEAEVLRGAAGLIARHRPVLYVENDRRDRSPTLIGLIRSMGYRVWWHTARLFHPGNFAGNPVDIFEGIGAVNLLALPSGSDIHIPDPEITDDHAWWR, from the coding sequence ATGATCGGCGGGCCGGTGGATCTGGAAGGCGGCTTCAACCGCATGCGACCCTGCCGCCATGGGCTGATGGTCTACAACCGCAACGACCAGTATGTCGGCCGCTCCCTCGATCTCTACGGCGAATATGCCGAACATGAGGTGGCGGTGTTCCGCTCGATCCTGCGTCCGGGCGACGTGGCGGTGGAGGTCGGGGCCAACATCGGCGCCCAGACCCTGCCGCTGGCCCGCATGGTCGGGCCGTCCGGGTCCGTCGTCGCCTTCGAACCGCAGGAGATGCTGTTCAACCTGCTCTCCGCCAACCTGGCCCTGAACGGCATCGCCAATGTGCGGACCCGGCGCATGGCGGTGGGGAGCGAGGCCGGCGCCATCCGGGTGCCGACGCTCGACCCCGGCCGCTCCAACAATTTCGGCGCCCTTGGCCTCGGCGGCTGGGAGCATGGCGAACCGGTCCCGCTGGTGACGCTGGACAGTCTGGACCTGCCGTCCTGCCGCCTGCTCAAGGCCGACGTCGAGGGCATGGAGGCCGAGGTGCTGCGCGGGGCGGCCGGGCTGATCGCGCGCCATCGTCCGGTGCTGTATGTGGAGAACGACCGGCGCGACCGCTCCCCCACCCTGATCGGGCTGATCCGCTCGATGGGCTACCGGGTGTGGTGGCACACCGCCCGCCTGTTCCACCCCGGCAATTTCGCCGGCAACCCGGTGGACATCTTCGAGGGGATCGGCGCCGTGAACCTCCTCGCCCTGCCGTCGGGCAGCGACATCCACATCCCCGATCCCGAGATCACCGACGATCATGCCTGGTGGCGCTAA
- the rfbF gene encoding glucose-1-phosphate cytidylyltransferase, translated as MKAVILAGGLGTRLSEETDLRPKPMVEIGGKPILWHIMKIYSSHGINDFVICLGYKGYAIKEYFSSYSLHNSDVTIDLRTNTVEVHRRLAEPWRITLVETGENTLTGGRIKRVLPYLEGEEAFCLTYGDGVGNVDISASVAFHKAHGRAATMTVVHPPGRYGVVELEGDRISAFQEKLPGDGARINGGFFVLSPTVGRYIDGDDTMWEQEPLRGLVEDGQLHAWKHDGFWQCMDTIRDKRLLEDLWTAGNPPWKSW; from the coding sequence ATGAAAGCTGTAATACTTGCCGGCGGCCTTGGAACGCGGCTCTCCGAGGAAACGGACCTGCGGCCCAAGCCGATGGTGGAGATCGGCGGCAAGCCGATCCTCTGGCACATCATGAAGATCTATTCTTCTCATGGCATCAATGACTTCGTCATCTGCCTGGGTTACAAGGGCTATGCGATCAAGGAGTATTTCTCCAGCTATTCCCTGCACAATTCGGACGTGACCATCGACTTGCGGACCAACACGGTCGAGGTCCATCGCCGTCTGGCCGAACCCTGGCGGATCACCTTGGTCGAGACCGGCGAGAACACCCTGACCGGCGGCCGCATCAAGCGGGTGCTGCCCTATCTGGAGGGGGAGGAGGCCTTCTGCCTCACCTACGGCGACGGCGTCGGCAATGTCGACATCTCCGCCTCGGTCGCCTTCCACAAGGCGCATGGCCGCGCCGCCACCATGACCGTGGTGCATCCGCCCGGCCGCTACGGCGTGGTCGAGCTGGAGGGCGACCGCATCTCCGCCTTCCAGGAAAAGCTGCCCGGCGACGGCGCCCGCATCAACGGCGGCTTCTTCGTGCTGTCGCCGACGGTCGGCCGCTACATCGACGGCGACGACACCATGTGGGAGCAGGAGCCGCTGCGCGGCCTGGTCGAGGACGGCCAGCTGCACGCCTGGAAGCATGACGGCTTCTGGCAGTGCATGGACACCATCCGCGACAAGCGCCTGCTGGAGGATCTGTGGACCGCCGGCAACCCGCCCTGGAAGAGCTGGTGA